Proteins from one Microbacterium proteolyticum genomic window:
- a CDS encoding FAD-dependent oxidoreductase: protein MADVLVVGAGPVGLALAADLRVRGVDVAIVERRTGLDAGTRAIGIHSPSLAHLEASGATDALLARAVRIGRGEARADGRTLATIRFDRLRARHPFVAALPQSDTVDVLTELAPAVSRGVRVTAVREDGAGVRVQAVGPTGEVDLRAGIVVVASGWAGRELVYRPGAVHTHHYSDRYAMVDVAAPGDATALVHLERGGVVESFPLPGGRRRLVAWAGKADVPDAAEFLRAALADRVGLDVDTSTASTFRVRRAVAPALRRGRVIVVGDAAHEVSPIGGQGMNLGLLDALTLSPLLAEWVRGTEPRRLAAWEQGRLASVRHAARLAFLNTMLGRGASAPGHATRSVALRTVLRGPGAAAFTRAYAMDFDAAARGG, encoded by the coding sequence ATGGCTGACGTCCTCGTGGTGGGGGCGGGTCCGGTCGGGCTGGCGCTCGCCGCCGACCTCCGCGTGCGCGGCGTCGACGTCGCCATCGTGGAGCGACGAACGGGGTTGGATGCCGGGACGCGGGCGATCGGCATCCACTCCCCCTCCCTCGCGCACCTCGAGGCCTCCGGCGCGACCGACGCGCTTCTGGCCCGGGCCGTGCGCATCGGCCGCGGCGAGGCCCGCGCGGACGGCCGCACGCTCGCGACGATCCGATTCGATCGGCTGCGGGCGCGGCATCCGTTCGTCGCCGCGCTTCCCCAGTCGGACACCGTCGACGTGCTCACGGAGCTTGCGCCGGCGGTCTCGCGGGGCGTGCGCGTGACCGCGGTCCGCGAGGACGGCGCGGGAGTACGCGTGCAGGCGGTCGGTCCGACGGGCGAGGTGGATCTTCGCGCCGGGATCGTGGTGGTCGCATCGGGGTGGGCCGGGCGCGAGCTCGTGTATCGCCCGGGCGCCGTGCACACGCACCACTACTCCGACCGGTACGCGATGGTCGATGTCGCCGCCCCGGGCGATGCGACCGCGCTCGTGCACCTCGAGCGCGGCGGCGTGGTCGAGTCGTTCCCGTTGCCCGGAGGCAGACGGCGTCTCGTGGCGTGGGCGGGGAAGGCGGATGTCCCGGATGCCGCGGAGTTCCTCCGTGCGGCGCTGGCCGATCGTGTGGGGCTCGATGTGGACACGTCGACGGCGTCGACGTTCCGCGTGCGGCGCGCCGTGGCTCCCGCGCTGCGGAGGGGGCGGGTGATCGTCGTCGGCGACGCGGCGCACGAGGTCAGCCCGATCGGCGGTCAGGGCATGAACCTCGGCCTGCTGGATGCCCTCACCCTTTCTCCCCTGCTGGCGGAGTGGGTGCGCGGGACCGAACCACGACGGCTGGCCGCGTGGGAACAGGGACGTCTGGCGTCTGTCCGGCACGCCGCCCGTCTGGCGTTCCTGAACACGATGCTGGGGCGAGGCGCCTCGGCGCCCGGGCACGCGACCCGATCGGTGGCGCTGCGCACCGTGCTCCGCGGCCCGGGGGCGGCGGCGTTCACGCGCGCCTATGCGATGGACTTCGACGCCGCCGCGCGAGGCGGCTGA